A stretch of the Aphanothece sacrum FPU1 genome encodes the following:
- a CDS encoding TMEM175 family protein: MTTIKLATNTLLNETQENKLANQNSIARLSRIADIIFALAMAQCFFAVDFPVKFDHPTNSQAITFLLEQIKPLISYIIAFVIVGFYWVDNLNQFKYYKKTDSVHSFIYLLYLMGMFLIPYCDTLVIYFPDNALVKICFSINTTFIGLLSCLNWIYATHKRRLVDYDLNHKTIISTRWRILIEPIFSLLTIGVALIDQSWWEYVWFLLPIPYFLNDKIFGNSEQR; the protein is encoded by the coding sequence ATGACTACCATCAAATTAGCAACAAATACTCTACTCAATGAAACTCAAGAAAATAAGTTAGCTAATCAAAATTCTATTGCTCGTCTGAGTAGAATAGCTGACATTATTTTTGCGCTGGCAATGGCTCAATGCTTTTTTGCTGTCGATTTTCCAGTTAAATTTGATCATCCGACTAATTCACAAGCGATCACTTTTTTACTAGAGCAAATAAAACCTCTAATTAGTTATATAATTGCTTTTGTTATTGTGGGGTTTTATTGGGTTGATAATCTCAATCAATTTAAGTATTACAAGAAAACAGATTCCGTCCATAGTTTTATCTATCTACTCTATTTAATGGGAATGTTTCTGATTCCTTACTGTGATACTTTAGTTATCTATTTTCCCGACAATGCACTTGTCAAAATCTGCTTTAGCATCAACACTACATTTATTGGGTTGCTCTCATGTTTGAACTGGATTTATGCTACTCATAAACGTCGGCTAGTAGATTATGATCTAAATCATAAAACTATCATTTCAACACGCTGGCGAATCCTAATAGAACCGATTTTTTCTCTATTAACTATTGGAGTAGCTTTAATCGATCAATCTTGGTGGGAATATGTCTGGTTTTTATTGCCCATTCCTTATTTTTTGAATGACAAAATATTTGGAAATTCTGAACAAAGGTAA
- a CDS encoding PspA/IM30 family protein has translation MEWLERISRVVRAQINYLVQENQDPEKILEDAISLMEQELITMRRALAEAIATYKQGQRQVSLNERAGQKWYERAQLALDKGNEPLAREALVNRQSYQIQAHEITTQLEQQRQIIDKVKQDLYELERKYNQTKTKKNIYLARLRSATASQKMQEVMSNLNTTGSNNIFEQIEARILELEAHSELMNGMSSDPLEKQFTALEGNHTVDNELANLKAKKLKPKQ, from the coding sequence ATGGAATGGTTAGAACGAATTAGTAGGGTTGTCCGCGCTCAAATTAATTATTTAGTTCAGGAAAATCAAGATCCTGAAAAGATTCTTGAAGACGCGATCTCTCTAATGGAACAGGAATTGATTACTATGCGACGAGCTTTAGCTGAAGCGATCGCTACTTATAAACAAGGGCAACGACAAGTCAGCCTCAATGAAAGAGCGGGTCAAAAATGGTATGAACGGGCCCAGTTAGCCTTAGATAAGGGTAATGAACCTTTAGCTAGAGAAGCTCTCGTTAATCGTCAATCTTATCAGATCCAAGCTCACGAAATCACAACCCAACTCGAACAACAACGGCAAATTATCGACAAAGTTAAACAAGATTTATATGAACTTGAACGCAAATATAACCAAACGAAAACAAAAAAAAATATTTATTTAGCCAGACTGCGATCTGCTACTGCCTCCCAAAAAATGCAAGAAGTGATGTCTAATCTCAATACAACAGGATCTAATAATATTTTTGAGCAAATAGAAGCCCGAATTTTAGAACTTGAAGCTCACTCAGAATTAATGAATGGTATGAGCAGCGATCCTTTAGAAAAGCAATTTACCGCTTTAGAAGGTAATCACACAGTTGATAATGAATTAGCTAATCTCAAAGCCAAAAAGCTTAAACCAAAGCAATAA
- the cysK gene encoding cysteine synthase A: MKIAHNITELIGRTPLVQLNRIPQSEGCLAQIVVKLEGMNPAASVKDRIGVNMINAAEREGLIIPGKTLLVEPTSGNTGIALAMVAAAKGYKLILTMPETMSQERRAMLRAYGAQLELTPGNEGMSGCIRRAQALVDTLPNAYMLQQFNNPANSEIHRLTTAEEIWEDTDGRVDFVIAGVGTGGTITGIAEVIKQRKPTFKAIAVEPATSPVLSGGRPGPHKIQGLGAGFIPEVLKVELIDEVITVTDEEAINYGRRLAREEAILSGISSGAALYAAIKVAQRQENLGKLIVMIQPSFGERYLSTPLFQDLDPPLLAALT; this comes from the coding sequence ATGAAGATCGCCCACAATATTACAGAACTGATCGGTCGGACTCCCTTAGTTCAATTAAACCGTATTCCTCAGTCAGAAGGCTGTTTAGCTCAGATTGTGGTGAAATTAGAAGGAATGAACCCTGCGGCTTCCGTTAAAGACCGTATCGGGGTAAATATGATTAATGCCGCCGAACGAGAGGGATTAATTATTCCGGGTAAAACTCTTTTAGTAGAACCGACATCAGGGAATACGGGAATTGCTTTAGCTATGGTTGCAGCAGCTAAAGGCTACAAATTGATTTTAACCATGCCTGAAACCATGAGTCAAGAGCGACGGGCCATGTTACGCGCTTATGGAGCGCAATTAGAATTAACCCCTGGCAATGAAGGGATGAGTGGGTGTATTCGACGGGCCCAAGCTTTAGTAGACACCCTACCCAATGCTTATATGCTGCAACAATTTAATAATCCTGCTAACTCAGAAATACACCGTTTAACCACGGCTGAAGAAATTTGGGAAGATACGGACGGACGAGTTGATTTTGTGATTGCTGGAGTCGGAACCGGAGGAACTATTACGGGGATAGCTGAAGTAATTAAGCAACGCAAACCCACCTTTAAAGCGATCGCTGTTGAACCTGCTACTAGTCCGGTTTTATCGGGAGGAAGGCCAGGTCCTCATAAAATACAGGGTCTTGGGGCAGGTTTTATTCCCGAAGTCTTGAAGGTAGAATTAATTGATGAAGTTATTACCGTTACCGATGAAGAAGCCATCAATTATGGGCGACGGTTAGCTCGTGAAGAAGCTATATTATCAGGTATTTCTAGTGGTGCGGCCCTATATGCAGCTATTAAAGTTGCTCAACGGCAGGAAAATCTCGGTAAACTAATTGTGATGATTCAGCCAAGTTTTGGCGAACGCTACTTAAGTACGCCCCTATTCCAAGACTTAGATCCCCCTTTATTGGCCGCACTAACTTAA
- a CDS encoding J domain-containing protein, whose translation MTDANHYQILEVSQNATQVEIKQAYRRLVKQFHPDTQRETANHETMIRLNAAYEVLSDPQRRQTYDRQCIPNYPSARRQQRTSEAQSHYQRRRQVEKNIEIWVSDWIKDIYKPINPLIASILNSLEEQIDELAADPFDDELMAVFQDYLGDCRTLLQQAKQIFASQPNPAPMAKVAASLYYCLNQVGDGIDELEWFSLNYDDHHLHTGQELFRIAQGWFQEAQEFIELTHI comes from the coding sequence ATGACAGATGCCAACCATTACCAAATCCTCGAAGTTAGCCAAAATGCTACTCAAGTCGAAATTAAACAGGCCTATCGAAGGTTAGTTAAGCAGTTTCATCCTGATACTCAAAGAGAAACCGCGAACCACGAAACAATGATCCGCCTTAATGCTGCTTATGAGGTATTAAGCGACCCTCAACGACGGCAAACTTATGATCGACAGTGTATCCCTAATTATCCATCAGCCCGACGACAACAACGAACATCTGAGGCTCAGTCTCATTATCAACGTCGTCGTCAAGTGGAAAAAAACATAGAAATCTGGGTTAGTGATTGGATTAAAGACATTTATAAGCCGATCAATCCCTTAATTGCTTCTATTCTTAACTCCTTGGAAGAACAAATAGATGAGTTAGCGGCTGATCCCTTTGATGATGAGTTAATGGCAGTCTTTCAGGATTATTTGGGTGATTGTCGCACTTTATTACAACAGGCTAAACAAATTTTTGCTTCACAACCCAATCCTGCACCTATGGCTAAGGTAGCAGCTTCTCTTTATTATTGTCTCAATCAAGTGGGGGATGGAATTGATGAATTAGAGTGGTTTTCTCTTAATTATGATGATCATCATTTACATACGGGTCAGGAATTATTCCGCATTGCTCAAGGATGGTTTCAGGAAGCACAAGAATTCATAGAATTGACGCACATCTAA
- a CDS encoding ABC exporter membrane fusion protein, whose translation MSAPSFLPKFRSWQWILAIAVGATSILSVGVVSQFLPLKGSSSPLKESKATIPPITKVAALGRLEPENEVIRLDVPLPLEGDLVEQLLVKEGSKVSANQVIAILDSRSRLQSLVTQAQEQLKIAQARLSQVQAGAKIGEINAQKSTVEKVKADLDGQMKEQKATIAKLEAQLWGETATQKATISRLQAELENAKTECQRYQILYQDGVVSVSDYDSKCLRQTTLQESVKESQANLNRIITTYQEQIQEAQANLTRTLATGSQQIQQEKATLNQVSEVRPVDIQIAQAEVDNAFANLQQAKTNLNQVYIKSPINGQIIKIHTRVGEKIGDAGLVELAQTNDMIVVAEIYQTDIEKVKLGQKAVITSQAFSGQLKGTVSQIGLQVSKQNIFSTQPGENLDRRVVEVKIRLNPQDAKKVAGLTNLQVQIKLDIKE comes from the coding sequence ATGTCTGCGCCTTCCTTTTTGCCAAAATTTCGTTCTTGGCAATGGATTTTAGCGATTGCTGTTGGGGCCACAAGTATCTTGAGTGTTGGTGTTGTTTCTCAATTTCTGCCCCTGAAAGGGAGTAGTTCACCCCTGAAAGAGTCCAAAGCAACAATTCCTCCTATCACCAAAGTTGCTGCTTTAGGACGCTTAGAACCGGAAAATGAGGTCATTCGTCTGGATGTACCTTTACCATTAGAAGGAGATTTGGTCGAACAATTATTAGTTAAAGAAGGGTCAAAAGTATCAGCTAATCAAGTAATAGCTATTTTAGATTCTCGTAGTCGCTTACAATCCTTGGTAACACAAGCTCAAGAACAGTTAAAAATAGCTCAAGCGCGTCTGTCTCAAGTTCAAGCTGGTGCTAAAATTGGAGAGATTAATGCCCAAAAATCAACAGTTGAAAAAGTTAAAGCTGATTTAGATGGGCAAATGAAGGAACAAAAGGCAACTATTGCTAAATTAGAAGCTCAGTTATGGGGAGAAACCGCAACACAAAAAGCAACAATTTCTCGTTTACAAGCAGAATTAGAAAATGCTAAAACTGAGTGTCAGCGTTATCAGATTTTATATCAAGATGGAGTTGTTTCTGTTTCTGATTATGATAGTAAATGTCTCAGACAAACAACTCTTCAAGAAAGTGTCAAAGAATCTCAAGCTAATCTTAACCGTATCATCACTACTTATCAAGAACAAATACAAGAAGCTCAGGCTAATTTAACTCGTACTTTAGCAACAGGAAGCCAACAAATTCAACAAGAAAAGGCTACACTTAACCAAGTTTCTGAAGTTCGTCCAGTTGATATACAAATAGCTCAAGCTGAAGTTGATAATGCTTTTGCTAATTTACAACAAGCAAAAACTAACTTAAATCAAGTCTATATAAAAAGCCCTATTAATGGACAAATTATTAAAATTCATACAAGAGTTGGGGAAAAAATTGGTGATGCTGGTTTAGTAGAATTGGCACAAACCAATGATATGATTGTTGTTGCAGAAATCTATCAAACTGATATTGAGAAGGTAAAATTAGGACAAAAAGCTGTTATTACTAGCCAAGCTTTTTCGGGTCAATTAAAAGGGACTGTCTCTCAAATTGGTTTACAGGTGAGTAAGCAAAATATTTTTAGCACTCAACCTGGAGAAAATCTTGATCGCCGGGTGGTAGAAGTGAAAATACGTCTTAATCCTCAAGATGCTAAAAAAGTAGCTGGTTTAACTAATTTACAAGTCCAAATTAAGCTTGATATTAAAGAATAA
- the devC gene encoding ABC transporter permease DevC, whose protein sequence is MFTKFFRKTPLAWHQLIKEKIRLSVAIAGIAFADILIFFQLGILDSLLDGSAKSHQILQGDLVLVNSQFQTLFLVKDFPRERLQQTLAYDGVESVSPVYIKFAQWRNPQTQLSRSILVWGIDPINSPFSFPEIKDNQSQLQLLGNVLFDQGSRPEYGTIPDLLKEQEKVEIQINEKTVNVIALFNLGASFVTDGNVIMSDSTFLSLFPNQQPNDISLGLIKVKVGTDIKALQAQMIANLPKDIKVVTPSELAQNEIDYWTTQGIGFIFELGVMVGFIVGVVIVYQILYSDVSDHLPEYATLKAMGYSDGYLLGVLMQSALLLAILGYIPGFVLSLGLYQVGSVATQLPIMMKVSRALIVLILTIIMCAISGVIAMNKLRLADPADIF, encoded by the coding sequence ATGTTCACTAAATTTTTTCGGAAAACTCCTTTAGCATGGCATCAATTAATCAAAGAAAAAATACGTCTAAGTGTTGCCATTGCCGGGATTGCTTTTGCTGATATTCTGATTTTTTTTCAATTAGGAATTTTAGACTCTCTTCTTGATGGATCTGCCAAATCTCATCAGATTTTACAAGGAGATCTGGTATTAGTTAACTCTCAATTTCAAACATTATTCTTAGTCAAAGATTTTCCCAGAGAAAGACTACAGCAAACTCTCGCTTATGATGGAGTAGAATCAGTATCACCCGTCTATATAAAGTTTGCTCAGTGGCGTAATCCTCAAACTCAGCTTAGCCGTAGTATTTTAGTCTGGGGAATTGATCCAATTAATTCACCTTTTTCTTTCCCAGAAATTAAGGATAATCAATCACAATTACAATTATTAGGTAATGTGTTATTTGACCAAGGATCTCGACCTGAATATGGAACAATACCCGACTTATTAAAAGAGCAAGAAAAAGTAGAAATTCAGATTAATGAGAAAACTGTAAATGTGATTGCTTTATTTAATCTAGGAGCTTCTTTTGTTACTGATGGTAACGTAATTATGAGTGATTCTACTTTTTTAAGCCTCTTTCCTAATCAGCAACCTAACGATATTTCTTTGGGATTAATTAAAGTTAAAGTTGGGACAGATATTAAAGCACTTCAAGCACAAATGATTGCTAATTTACCTAAAGATATCAAAGTCGTTACTCCCTCTGAGTTAGCTCAAAATGAAATTGATTATTGGACAACTCAAGGTATTGGTTTTATCTTTGAGTTAGGGGTAATGGTAGGTTTTATTGTGGGTGTTGTAATTGTTTATCAAATTCTTTATTCGGATGTATCAGATCACTTACCAGAATACGCTACTCTCAAAGCAATGGGATACAGTGATGGTTACTTATTAGGTGTCTTAATGCAGTCTGCATTATTATTAGCAATTTTGGGTTATATTCCTGGTTTTGTATTATCTTTAGGTCTTTATCAAGTTGGTTCTGTTGCTACTCAATTACCGATTATGATGAAAGTTAGTCGCGCTCTTATCGTGCTAATTTTAACAATTATTATGTGTGCTATTTCAGGGGTGATCGCTATGAATAAACTTCGCTTAGCTGATCCGGCTGATATTTTTTAG
- a CDS encoding DevA family ABC transporter ATP-binding protein, giving the protein MQSLSFNPTNSIEPVISIGSLNHYFGEGKLRKQILFDINLNINLGEIVILTGPSGSGKTTLLTLMGGLRSAQEGSLKILGQQIRGANKKQLTKLRKQLGYIFQAHNLMMFLTAKQNVRLSLELHDHFLEQNLDGKAQSILEAVGLGNRVDYYPENLSGGQKQRVAIARALASNPKIILADEPTAALDKKSGRDVVELMQNLAKEQGCTILLVTHDNRILDIAHRIIYMEDGRLIPNPV; this is encoded by the coding sequence ATGCAAAGTCTTTCATTTAACCCAACAAATTCAATAGAACCTGTTATCTCTATTGGTTCTCTTAATCACTATTTTGGTGAAGGAAAACTCCGTAAACAAATCTTATTTGATATTAATCTTAATATTAATCTAGGAGAAATTGTCATTCTTACAGGTCCTTCTGGTTCTGGCAAAACGACTCTACTAACTTTAATGGGTGGGTTACGTTCTGCTCAAGAAGGAAGTCTAAAAATTTTGGGACAGCAAATACGTGGAGCAAATAAAAAACAATTAACTAAACTTCGTAAGCAACTTGGCTATATTTTTCAAGCACATAACTTAATGATGTTTTTAACAGCTAAACAGAATGTTCGTCTATCTTTAGAACTTCATGATCATTTCCTAGAGCAAAATCTTGATGGTAAAGCACAATCTATATTAGAAGCAGTTGGTTTAGGTAATAGAGTCGATTATTATCCAGAAAATTTATCCGGTGGACAAAAACAAAGAGTAGCGATCGCTCGTGCTTTAGCAAGTAACCCTAAAATTATTTTAGCAGATGAACCCACTGCCGCACTTGATAAAAAATCGGGGCGAGATGTAGTAGAATTGATGCAGAATTTGGCCAAAGAACAAGGATGTACTATTCTTCTTGTTACTCATGATAATCGGATTCTTGACATCGCACATCGCATTATTTATATGGAGGATGGCCGCTTAATCCCTAATCCGGTTTAG
- a CDS encoding fatty acid desaturase family protein — translation MTQTVKQTVSYPSYPSNIESIKKLKFAENTEFRATLNRRVDDFFQTTGRQKRDCPQMYLKTAILVLGFIAIYVSLVFLVQEWWQALSLSILLGLFMDGIGFNLQHDGSHNAYSNLSWVNKLMAMSMDLIGLSSYYWKMGHTVLHHKYVNLTGYDQDFEFGIFARKTPFQKRLPHHRWQHYYIWLLYGVYAIEWSLIRDINNLLSNKIDYLDYPRPKGMDLVIFWLGKLIFLTFAFGIPLIFHSVWNVLLCYGVAIFNMGFFMNCIFLLAHEVEEAKFPMPSEDTGMVENEWAIHQIETSVNCSFNPFLNWFCGGLNFQIEHHLFPNICHINYAYIAPIVEKTCQEFGVKYQTNKSLFASLSSHFRLLRRLGKSSSTL, via the coding sequence ATGACACAAACAGTAAAACAAACAGTATCTTATCCATCTTATCCATCAAATATTGAATCTATTAAAAAGCTAAAATTTGCTGAAAATACAGAGTTTCGAGCCACTTTAAACCGACGAGTTGATGATTTTTTTCAAACCACTGGACGACAAAAACGAGACTGTCCCCAGATGTATTTGAAGACAGCTATTCTAGTCCTCGGTTTTATAGCTATTTATGTATCTTTAGTTTTTCTAGTACAAGAATGGTGGCAAGCTCTAAGTTTATCAATTTTACTTGGACTGTTCATGGATGGCATTGGTTTTAACCTTCAACACGATGGTTCCCACAATGCCTATTCCAACCTTTCTTGGGTGAATAAGCTGATGGCCATGTCGATGGACTTAATTGGCTTAAGTTCCTATTATTGGAAGATGGGACACACTGTACTTCATCATAAATATGTCAATTTAACAGGGTATGACCAAGATTTTGAGTTTGGTATTTTTGCTAGAAAAACACCCTTTCAGAAGCGGCTTCCTCATCATCGTTGGCAACATTATTATATCTGGTTACTTTATGGGGTGTATGCTATCGAATGGTCATTAATCCGCGATATTAATAATTTATTAAGCAATAAAATAGACTATCTCGATTATCCTAGACCAAAAGGAATGGATCTAGTTATCTTTTGGCTAGGAAAGTTAATCTTTTTGACTTTTGCTTTCGGTATTCCCTTAATATTTCATTCGGTCTGGAATGTTTTATTGTGCTATGGAGTTGCCATATTTAATATGGGTTTCTTCATGAATTGTATTTTTTTATTAGCCCACGAAGTTGAAGAAGCAAAATTTCCTATGCCGTCAGAAGATACGGGAATGGTAGAAAATGAATGGGCAATTCATCAGATTGAAACCAGTGTCAATTGTTCCTTTAATCCTTTTTTAAATTGGTTTTGCGGCGGACTAAATTTTCAAATTGAGCATCATTTATTTCCAAATATTTGTCATATAAATTATGCTTATATAGCCCCTATTGTTGAAAAGACTTGTCAGGAATTTGGCGTAAAATATCAAACAAATAAGTCACTTTTTGCTTCTTTGTCATCACATTTTCGATTACTGCGTCGTCTTGGTAAATCAAGTTCAACTCTTTAA
- a CDS encoding MFS transporter yields MKSLDKILNPRHYAWAVVALLFFVVLLNYVDRLMITSMRQSVVSDIQMNDANFGLLTSVFLWSFCLVSPFGGYLADRFSRRWVIILSLLAWSILTWCIGYVHSLGEILVMRGLMGVSQSFYMPAGLAMIADYHLGQTRSQAIGWHMGGLYTGAALGGIGGYMADLWGWRQAFIVFGAIGVAYALLLLFTLKEAPKTISVDPVKNQVERVSLRQGLKTLLTNRSFLFLLLYFCLFSLANWGINGWMPTFLLERFRLSQGESGLMATLYIQAASFVGVLGGGPWSDSWRRRNPRGRLYVPFLGFCLAGPFLFLVATTFSTFWAIAGMIAYGIGRGFSDTSTMPILCQIVNPKYRATGFGILNGCSSFVGGVMIYVGGLLRDQGVNLGQVFQFSALGLTIAGVVLLAIRPEKDALTIDN; encoded by the coding sequence ATGAAAAGTTTGGATAAAATACTTAATCCTCGTCATTATGCTTGGGCAGTCGTTGCTTTATTATTTTTTGTCGTACTACTCAATTACGTTGATCGCTTAATGATCACTTCCATGCGACAATCAGTCGTTAGTGACATTCAAATGAACGATGCTAATTTTGGGCTATTGACATCAGTATTTTTGTGGTCTTTTTGTCTGGTCAGTCCTTTTGGGGGATATTTGGCAGATCGTTTCAGCCGTCGTTGGGTGATTATTCTCAGTCTATTAGCCTGGTCAATTCTAACTTGGTGTATAGGATATGTTCATTCTCTCGGTGAAATCCTGGTGATGCGGGGATTGATGGGAGTTAGTCAGTCTTTTTATATGCCGGCCGGACTAGCCATGATTGCTGACTATCATCTCGGTCAGACGCGATCGCAAGCGATTGGTTGGCACATGGGAGGACTTTATACAGGGGCAGCTTTAGGAGGAATCGGAGGCTATATGGCTGATTTGTGGGGCTGGCGGCAGGCTTTTATCGTTTTTGGAGCGATTGGAGTAGCTTATGCTTTGTTATTGCTATTTACTCTTAAAGAAGCACCCAAAACCATAAGTGTTGATCCGGTTAAAAATCAGGTTGAAAGGGTTAGCTTAAGACAGGGACTCAAGACTCTTTTGACTAATCGGTCTTTTCTATTTTTGCTACTGTATTTTTGCTTATTTTCTCTGGCTAATTGGGGAATTAACGGCTGGATGCCGACATTTCTTTTAGAACGCTTTCGTTTAAGTCAAGGTGAGTCGGGACTAATGGCAACCCTGTACATTCAAGCGGCTTCTTTTGTTGGGGTACTAGGTGGCGGCCCTTGGTCAGATAGTTGGCGGCGCAGAAATCCTCGTGGACGGCTTTACGTGCCTTTTCTGGGCTTTTGTCTGGCGGGGCCATTTTTGTTTCTAGTGGCTACAACTTTCTCTACTTTTTGGGCGATCGCAGGGATGATTGCCTATGGTATTGGTCGAGGTTTCTCTGATACTAGCACCATGCCCATTCTTTGTCAGATTGTTAACCCGAAATATAGGGCGACGGGTTTCGGTATTCTCAATGGTTGCAGTAGTTTCGTGGGTGGTGTGATGATTTATGTCGGAGGACTACTGCGGGATCAAGGAGTTAATTTAGGACAAGTGTTTCAATTTTCTGCTTTGGGATTGACGATCGCTGGTGTGGTATTGTTAGCAATTCGACCAGAAAAAGATGCTTTAACAATTGATAATTAA
- a CDS encoding cupin domain-containing protein, whose protein sequence is MKSFATYWNPLDSANSHKWEEVEGSNGQLWQLTLSIDAKNGDYTRLTKFIDGANTSEFGSKSHTYPEEILILSGRLFDSAFNQWLSTGYYASRPPGEVHGPFMADGECLVLEISYPSQSVDY, encoded by the coding sequence ATGAAATCATTCGCAACATATTGGAATCCATTAGATTCAGCCAATAGTCACAAATGGGAAGAAGTTGAAGGGTCTAATGGCCAGTTGTGGCAGTTAACCCTATCCATTGATGCAAAAAATGGTGATTATACAAGACTGACCAAGTTTATTGATGGTGCCAATACTTCAGAATTTGGGTCAAAAAGTCATACTTATCCCGAAGAAATTCTGATTCTATCCGGTCGTCTCTTTGACTCAGCCTTTAATCAGTGGCTTTCGACGGGCTACTATGCCAGTCGTCCCCCTGGTGAAGTACATGGACCATTTATGGCTGATGGGGAATGTCTTGTGCTTGAGATATCTTATCCTAGTCAATCTGTAGATTATTAA